In Canis lupus familiaris isolate Mischka breed German Shepherd chromosome 9, alternate assembly UU_Cfam_GSD_1.0, whole genome shotgun sequence, a single window of DNA contains:
- the LOC119876619 gene encoding olfactory receptor 1L8-like, with translation MARVNQTSSVSEFILLGLSFQPEDQKPLFILFLTMYLITIIGNLLIILAIHSDPQLQTPMYFFLSFLSFTDICFTTTVVPRMLMSFLSKKTISYAGCLTQMYFIYALGNTDSCLLAVMAFDRYVAICDPFHYVTTMNRRCCVLLVAFSCSLPHFHSLVHTLLLNGLTFCDSNVIHHFLCDLSPLMKLSCSSTFVNEVVIISEGSVVLVTPFLCITLSYVRILIAVLKIPSAAGKRKAFSTCGSHLTVVTLFYGSIFYVYLQPLSTYSARDHIATIVYTVLSSMLNPFIYSLRNKDLKQSLRKLMGRWNSQATPS, from the coding sequence ATGGCAAGGGTCAACCAAACCAGCAGTGTCTCTGAGTTCATTCTCCTGGGACTCTCCTTCCAGCCTGAGGACCAGAAGCCACTCTTTATCCTCTTCCTTACCATGTACCTGATCACCATAATAGGGAACCTACTCATCATCCTGGCCATCCATTCTGATCCCCAGCTCCAGACCCCCatgtatttcttcttgagtttCCTGTCCTTCACTGATATTTGCTTTACAACAACTGTTGTCCCCAGGATGCTAATGAGCTTCCTTTCTAAGAAGACCATCTCCTATGCTGGGTGTCTGACACAGATGTATTTCATTTATGCTCTGGGCAACACCGACAGCTGCCTTCTGGCAGTCATGGCCTTTGACCGCTATGTGGCTATCTGTGACCCCTTCCACTACGTCACCACCATGAACCGCCGCTGCTGTGTCCTGCTGGTGGCCTTTTCCTGCTCACTTCCCCACTTCCACTCACTCGTACACACACTGCTACTGAACGGTCTCACTTTCTGTGACTCCAATGTCATCCACCACTTCCTCTGTGACCTCAGTCCCTTGATGAAATTGTCCTGTTCCTCCACATTTGTCAACGAAGTTGTGATAATATCAGAAGGTTCTGTTGTTTTGGTGACTCCATTTCTGTGCATCACTCTCTCTTATGTACGAATTCTCATCGCAGTTCTTAAGATCCCTTCAGCTGCTGGGAAACGCaaagccttctccacctgtgGCTCTCACCTCACCGTGGTCACACTCTTTTATGGAAGCATCTTCTATGTCTATTTACAGCCCCTGTCCACCTACAGTGCCAGGGACCACATAGCAACAATTGTCTACACAGTTCTTTCCTCCATGCTAAACCCTTTTATCTACAGCCTGAGAAACAAAGACCTGAAACAGAGCCTAAGGAAGCTGATGGGCAGGTGGAATTCTCAAGCAACACCCTCTTGA